In Lachnospiraceae bacterium, one DNA window encodes the following:
- a CDS encoding DUF979 domain-containing protein: MTWNISTIVAEVFYCIIGLNFIATGMKALKDDTCVKKGTTALFWFILAFTFIMGPYLPKWITGLCVVFLAILTAFKRVAPSKSDMPKEAETRAAADRLGYSVFIPPLVLAVSAVLVATFLKVLGANNAIGISGSIALVTAFIIFRPKAVYAVKDCTRLTDNVGVTGILPQVLAALGSVFTAAGVGDVIASGVSAVIPAGNLFAATAVYCISMALFTMIMGNGFAAFSVITVGIGIPFLIAQGADPVVVGALGLTAGYCGTLMTPMAANFNILPAALLETKNKYIVILSQLPVALVMLAVHIVLMYTLAFR; encoded by the coding sequence ATGACCTGGAACATAAGCACCATTGTTGCAGAAGTTTTCTACTGCATTATCGGCCTTAATTTTATCGCAACAGGCATGAAAGCCCTAAAAGATGATACCTGTGTTAAAAAAGGCACTACCGCCCTTTTCTGGTTCATTCTTGCATTTACCTTTATCATGGGACCTTATCTTCCAAAATGGATCACCGGTCTGTGCGTTGTATTTTTAGCCATCCTTACTGCATTTAAACGTGTAGCCCCAAGCAAAAGCGATATGCCAAAAGAGGCAGAAACCCGTGCTGCTGCTGACAGACTTGGCTACAGCGTATTTATCCCGCCGCTGGTACTGGCTGTCAGCGCTGTTTTAGTTGCTACTTTCTTAAAGGTACTTGGTGCCAATAATGCTATCGGTATCTCCGGCTCCATCGCCCTGGTCACTGCTTTTATCATTTTCAGGCCAAAGGCTGTTTATGCGGTAAAAGACTGTACCCGTCTCACTGACAATGTAGGTGTTACCGGTATCCTTCCCCAGGTCCTGGCAGCACTGGGGTCTGTATTCACAGCTGCCGGTGTAGGCGATGTGATCGCAAGCGGCGTAAGCGCCGTGATCCCGGCCGGAAACCTGTTTGCAGCTACTGCTGTTTACTGTATCTCCATGGCTTTATTTACCATGATCATGGGTAATGGCTTTGCCGCTTTCTCTGTTATCACCGTAGGCATCGGCATCCCGTTTTTGATCGCCCAGGGGGCTGACCCTGTGGTTGTAGGCGCACTTGGCCTGACAGCAGGCTACTGCGGTACTTTAATGACTCCTATGGCAGCTAACTTTAATATTCTGCCTGCAGCCCTTCTTGAAACAAAGAACAAATACATTGTTATCTTAAGCCAGCTGCCGGTTGCGCTGGTGATGCTTGCTGTTCACATTGTATTAATGTATACTCTGGCATTTCGTTAA
- the pcp gene encoding pyroglutamyl-peptidase I, whose amino-acid sequence MKLLLTAFDPFGGDPVNPALEAVKLVSGTVGAVQVVKLEVPTVFGRSIDTVAKAIKAEKPDAVLCIGQAGGRFDLTPERVAINLDDARIKDNEGNQPIDVPIFEDGAPAYFSTLPIKAMVQNIRNAGLPASVSNTAGTFVCNHLMYGVLYTLAKSYPGVRGGFMHVPFIPSQVVNRPSVPSMNLQDIAKGIEAAIAAIGENENDILTAEGATH is encoded by the coding sequence ATGAAACTTCTTCTCACTGCATTTGACCCATTTGGCGGAGATCCGGTCAATCCGGCTTTAGAGGCTGTAAAACTTGTTTCCGGTACTGTTGGCGCTGTCCAGGTAGTAAAGCTGGAAGTACCTACTGTTTTCGGCAGATCCATTGACACAGTGGCAAAAGCCATTAAAGCAGAAAAACCGGATGCTGTTCTCTGTATCGGACAGGCCGGAGGACGTTTTGACCTGACACCGGAGCGTGTTGCCATTAACTTAGATGATGCCCGCATCAAAGACAACGAAGGCAACCAGCCTATTGACGTGCCCATCTTTGAAGACGGTGCCCCTGCTTATTTTTCTACTCTTCCTATTAAAGCTATGGTACAGAATATCCGGAATGCCGGACTTCCTGCCAGCGTTTCCAACACTGCCGGAACCTTTGTATGCAACCACCTGATGTACGGTGTTCTCTATACTCTGGCTAAAAGCTATCCGGGAGTCAGAGGCGGCTTTATGCACGTTCCTTTTATTCCAAGCCAAGTAGTAAACCGTCCGTCTGTACCATCCATGAATTTACAGGATATTGCAAAAGGGATTGAAGCTGCCATTGCTGCTATTGGTGAAAATGAAAACGATATCCTGACTGCGGAAGGTGCTACACACTAA
- the larE gene encoding ATP-dependent sacrificial sulfur transferase LarE, which yields MGKYTAGGKDLCVAFSGGVDSSLILKAAVKAATKDGSKVFAVTFDSRLHPSCDLEIANRVAAELGGVHKVIHVNELEQEAIRMNPVNRCYLCKKHLFVNLKEMAKSLGAETVMDGTNEDDHHVYRPGIQALKELGIVSPLAQLHITKAEVKAMAKEWGISVASRPSTPCMATRLPYNTPIDYDVMKQIEAGEGYLRELLGGNVRLRLHGNVVRIEADKTSFGKLLEHGDEIVKTLKDLGFVYITMDLEGFRSGSMDVGLDK from the coding sequence ATGGGAAAGTACACAGCAGGGGGGAAAGACCTTTGTGTAGCTTTCTCCGGCGGCGTGGACAGCAGTCTGATCTTAAAGGCTGCTGTAAAAGCAGCCACAAAAGACGGCAGCAAGGTTTTTGCAGTTACCTTTGACAGCCGCCTGCATCCTTCATGTGACCTGGAGATCGCAAACCGGGTGGCAGCAGAGCTTGGGGGTGTTCACAAGGTAATACATGTAAATGAACTGGAGCAGGAAGCCATCCGAATGAACCCGGTGAACCGTTGTTATCTGTGCAAAAAGCATCTGTTTGTAAATTTAAAGGAAATGGCAAAAAGCCTTGGCGCTGAGACTGTTATGGACGGAACCAATGAGGATGACCACCATGTATACCGCCCGGGTATCCAGGCATTAAAAGAACTGGGCATCGTCAGTCCGCTGGCGCAGCTGCACATTACCAAAGCGGAAGTAAAAGCCATGGCAAAGGAATGGGGCATTTCTGTAGCGTCCCGCCCGTCAACCCCATGTATGGCAACCAGACTGCCGTATAATACGCCGATCGACTATGATGTTATGAAGCAGATCGAAGCAGGCGAAGGCTATTTAAGAGAGCTGTTAGGAGGAAATGTCCGCCTGCGCCTTCATGGAAATGTAGTGCGTATTGAGGCAGACAAGACCTCATTTGGAAAGCTGTTAGAGCATGGAGATGAGATTGTAAAGACATTAAAGGATCTTGGTTTTGTATACATTACCATGGATCTGGAAGGCTTTCGTTCCGGCAGCATGGATGTTGGTCTGGATAAATAA